The Candidatus Neomarinimicrobiota bacterium nucleotide sequence ACATTGGCAAAATACTTGTCGCCGTTGAACACGCCCAGATCGATCTTCTTCGGCTGGCCTGTCAGGAGATTCTCAACAGCGTCGTCAAATTTCAGCGGCATGCGACAGCTCCTGGCAAAATCGTTGCCGGTTCCGAGCGGTATCATCCCCAGCGCCGTGTCCGATCCCACGATCCCGTTGACCACTTCATTCATGGTTCCATCACCGCCGAAAGCTACCACAACATCATAGTCTTCCCGTTTCTCGCGGGTGATTTCCGTAGCGTGTTCTGGCGCTTCAGTATGACAGATCTCATAATCAACGCCACGCTCCATAAGAACAGGCTCGAGCCTGTCCATCAGTTTCAGCGCCCGGCCGCGGCCGCCGAGGGGATTTAAAACAAAAAGATAACGCATATTACTCCCGTGTTGCGATGCATTCAATTTCTACGTCTGTCCCCAGCGGGAGGGCGCTCACTTCCACAGCCGAACGCGCCGGGGGATCTTTACTAAAGACTTCGCTGAACGCTTCATTCAGTTCTGTGAAACGGGACATATCCGTCAGAAAGACGGTCAGTTTCACTGCGCTATCGAGTGAACTTCCAGCACTGCTGAGAACTCCGTTCAGATTCTTCAGAACCTGATGTACTCTCTCCTTGAATTCGCCTTCTATAATCTTACCTGTGGCCGGATCGAGCGGAATCTGCCCCGCCGTGAAAATCAGATCATCGGTGGCTACGCCCTGACTGTAAGTCCCTACGGCTTTGGGTGCTGATTCTGTTCTGATGATAGATCTGCTCATATTCGCTTCCTTAGTGTAAGGTGTTTGACGATGGAGATGACTTCCGTAATCATGGGACCGTTAGTCAGGATAGACAAGGCGTTCCCCGGCCAGCTTACAGTTTTCGAGATCCATAAGGAAAAGCCCCGTTACATCGTCGTGTTTACGCTGAATCTCGTGAGAAAATGGATAAATGACAAATTCTCCCGC carries:
- a CDS encoding RidA family protein codes for the protein MSRSIIRTESAPKAVGTYSQGVATDDLIFTAGQIPLDPATGKIIEGEFKERVHQVLKNLNGVLSSAGSSLDSAVKLTVFLTDMSRFTELNEAFSEVFSKDPPARSAVEVSALPLGTDVEIECIATRE